In the genome of Paenibacillus pabuli, the window ATTTGTATGCACCAAATGCAGGGGTACGGATTGCAACATTAAGGAAGTATCCATGTCAGGAGCAGGGCTTAGCAAAATGTTTGATATTCAGCACAATCATTATCTCTTTGTCGCCTGTTCTTCTTGTGGATATGTTGAAGTATTCGATCCGGATGTGTTGAAAGGAAAAAAACAGGGTCAGGTGGGTACCATTCTTGATATTCTATTTGGCGGGTAAATGTGCGTGAGTTGACATTGAACTAAAATTTCTTTAATATGACTTAGTACTGAAAAGTGTCATTGCATGAACCAAATTTGAATTGACAGGTGATATCCA includes:
- a CDS encoding zinc ribbon domain-containing protein — translated: MSIEEMIERRFVCTKCRGTDCNIKEVSMSGAGLSKMFDIQHNHYLFVACSSCGYVEVFDPDVLKGKKQGQVGTILDILFGG